A stretch of Prunus dulcis chromosome 6, ALMONDv2, whole genome shotgun sequence DNA encodes these proteins:
- the LOC117632775 gene encoding high mobility group B protein 1-like isoform X2: MRAAKGKGAAKISKEALKPVDDGVGKRKAAAADDKSSKRKARKEKRAKKDPNKPKRPPSAFFVFLEEFRKEFKKENPNVKGVAAVGKAGGDKWKSLSDAEKAPYEAKAAKRKAEYEKQMKAYNKKQESGADDGDEESERSRSEVNDEEDEASGEEGQPPEEEEEEEVEDEEEEEDDEDDD, encoded by the exons ATGAGGGCTGCCAAAGGTAAGGGGGCAGCGAAGATCTCCAAGGAAGCTCTAAAGCCTGTGGATGATGG GGTTGGGAAGCGGAAGGCTGCTGCCGCAGATGACAAGAGTAGCAAACGAAAGGCCAGGAAGGAGAAAAGGGCCAAGAAAGACCCCAACAAACCTAAGAGGCCGCCTAGTGCCTTTTTCGTGTTCCT TGAGGAGTTCAGGAAGGAGTTCAAGAAAGAGAACCCTAATGTGAAGGGTGTAGCAGCT GTTGGAAAAGCTGGAGGAGACAAGTGGAAATCCCTGTCTGATGCA GAAAAAGCTCCATATGAAGCCAAGGCTGCAAAAAGGAAGGCTGAGTATGAAAAGCAGATGAAAGCCTACAACAAAAAGCAG GAGAGTGGGGCagatgatggtgatgaagaGTCGGAGAGGTCAAGATCTGAGGTAAATGATGAAGAGGACGAGGCTAGTGGGGAG GAGGGGCAGCCCCcggaagaggaggaagaagaggaggtggaggatgaggaagaagaggaggatgatgaagatgatgattgA
- the LOC117632174 gene encoding mitochondrial inner membrane protease subunit 2, with amino-acid sequence MGTRSALWSFANKFFTCGVIGVYVSDRFVGVAPVRGSSMSPTLNPGTTLMGLAIDDYVLVEKRCLQNYKFSHGDVVVFSSPSNHKERHIKRITALPGEWIGTRHSYDVLKIPEGHCWVEGDNSSSSLDSRSFGPIPLGLVQGRVTHIAWPPQRIGAVEKRTPQDTISSS; translated from the exons ATGGGAACTCGAAGTGCGTTGTGGAGTTTTGCCAACAAGTTTTTCACATGTGGGGTCATAGGTGTCTATGTTTCAGATCGATTTGTGGGTGTTGCTCCGGTGCGCGGTTCCTCTATGTCACCTACGTTAAATCCTGGAACTACTTTAATGGGCTTGGCAATTG ATGACTATgttttggtggagaaacggtGTCTTCAAAACTACAAGTTTTCACATGGTGACGTGGTTGTTTTCAG TTCCCCAAGCAATCACAAGGAGAGGCACATAAAGAGAATAACTGCATTACCTGGTGAGTGGATTGGAACTCGTCATTCCTATGATGTGCTGAAAATTCCAGAAGGACATTGTTGGGTTGAGGGAGACAACTCATCTTCTAGCTTGGATTCAAGATCGTTTGGTCCA ATTCCTCTAGGTCTAGTTCAAGGAAGGGTTACCCACATTGCGTGGCCTCCTCAGAGAATTGGTGCTGTTGAGAAAAGAACACCCCAAGAcacaatttcttcttcatag
- the LOC117632775 gene encoding high mobility group B protein 1-like isoform X1, giving the protein MRAAKGKGAAKISKEALKPVDDGRVGKRKAAAADDKSSKRKARKEKRAKKDPNKPKRPPSAFFVFLEEFRKEFKKENPNVKGVAAVGKAGGDKWKSLSDAEKAPYEAKAAKRKAEYEKQMKAYNKKQESGADDGDEESERSRSEVNDEEDEASGEEGQPPEEEEEEEVEDEEEEEDDEDDD; this is encoded by the exons ATGAGGGCTGCCAAAGGTAAGGGGGCAGCGAAGATCTCCAAGGAAGCTCTAAAGCCTGTGGATGATGG AAGGGTTGGGAAGCGGAAGGCTGCTGCCGCAGATGACAAGAGTAGCAAACGAAAGGCCAGGAAGGAGAAAAGGGCCAAGAAAGACCCCAACAAACCTAAGAGGCCGCCTAGTGCCTTTTTCGTGTTCCT TGAGGAGTTCAGGAAGGAGTTCAAGAAAGAGAACCCTAATGTGAAGGGTGTAGCAGCT GTTGGAAAAGCTGGAGGAGACAAGTGGAAATCCCTGTCTGATGCA GAAAAAGCTCCATATGAAGCCAAGGCTGCAAAAAGGAAGGCTGAGTATGAAAAGCAGATGAAAGCCTACAACAAAAAGCAG GAGAGTGGGGCagatgatggtgatgaagaGTCGGAGAGGTCAAGATCTGAGGTAAATGATGAAGAGGACGAGGCTAGTGGGGAG GAGGGGCAGCCCCcggaagaggaggaagaagaggaggtggaggatgaggaagaagaggaggatgatgaagatgatgattgA
- the LOC117632172 gene encoding chlorophyll a-b binding protein CP29.1, chloroplastic, with protein sequence MATTAGAAATSSFIGTRFPDVYSNSGRVQARFGFGTKKPKKAAKSTFSTDRPLWYPGAKAPEWLDGSLVGDYGFDPFGLGKPAEYLQYDYDGLDQNLAKNLAGDVIGTRTETADVQSTPFQPYNEVFGLQRFRECELIHGRWAMLATLGALTVESVTGITWQDAGKVELIEGSSYLGQPLPFSITTLIWIEVLVIGYIEFQRNAELDPEKRLYPGGKFFDPLGLASDPEKKATLQLAEIKHARLAMIGFLGFAVQAAVTGKGPLNNWATHLSDPLHTTIIDAFTSS encoded by the exons ATGGCCACCACCGCAGGTGCCGCCGCTACATCCTCATTCATCGGAACACGATTTCCGGACGTGTACTCAAACTCGGGTCGGGTCCAGGCCCGGTTCGGATTCGGGACCAAGAAACCCAAGAAGGCCGCGAAGTCCACTTTCTCTACTGACCGCCCACTTTGGTACCCGGGAGCCAAGGCCCCGGAATGGCTGGATGGGAGCTTGGTTGGCGACTACGGGTTCGACCCGTTCGGGTTGGGCAAACCCGCGGAGTATCTCCAGTACGACTACGACGGGCTGGACCAGAACCTGGCCAAGAACTTGGCGGGTGATGTTATCGGGACCCGAACCGAAACCGCGGACGTCCAGTCGACGCCGTTTCAGCCATACAATGAAGTGTTTGGGTTGCAGAGGTTTCGCGAGTGCGAGCTCATCCATGGCCGCTGGGCCATGCTCGCCACCCTCGGTGCTCTCACCGTTGAGTCGGTCACTGGGATCACATGGCAAGACGCAGGGAAG GTGGAGCTTATCGAAGGGTCATCTTACTTGGGGCAGCCACTGCCGTTTTCTATAACCACATTGATCTGGATCGAGGTTTTAGTGATCGGGTACATCGAGTTCCAGAGGAACGCTGAGCTCGACCCGGAAAAGAGGCTGTACCCGGGTGGCAAGTTCTTTGACCCGTTGGGCCTGGCTTCCGACCCGGAAAAGAAGGCTACTCTTCAATTGGCTGAAATCAAGCACGCCCGTCTCGCCATGATCGGGTTTCTTGGGTTTGCTGTGCAGGCTGCTGTCACTGGAAAGGGTCCACTTAACAACTGGGCTACCCATTTGAGTGACCCGCTCCACACTACCATTATTGACGCCTTCACCTCTTCTTGA
- the LOC117632775 gene encoding high mobility group B protein 1-like isoform X3 produces the protein MRAAKGKGAAKISKEALKPVDDGRVGKRKAAAADDKSSKRKARKEKRAKKDPNKPKRPPSAFFVFLEEFRKEFKKENPNVKGVAAVGKAGGDKWKSLSDAEKAPYEAKAAKRKAEYEKQMKAYNKKQESGADDGDEESERSRSEEGQPPEEEEEEEVEDEEEEEDDEDDD, from the exons ATGAGGGCTGCCAAAGGTAAGGGGGCAGCGAAGATCTCCAAGGAAGCTCTAAAGCCTGTGGATGATGG AAGGGTTGGGAAGCGGAAGGCTGCTGCCGCAGATGACAAGAGTAGCAAACGAAAGGCCAGGAAGGAGAAAAGGGCCAAGAAAGACCCCAACAAACCTAAGAGGCCGCCTAGTGCCTTTTTCGTGTTCCT TGAGGAGTTCAGGAAGGAGTTCAAGAAAGAGAACCCTAATGTGAAGGGTGTAGCAGCT GTTGGAAAAGCTGGAGGAGACAAGTGGAAATCCCTGTCTGATGCA GAAAAAGCTCCATATGAAGCCAAGGCTGCAAAAAGGAAGGCTGAGTATGAAAAGCAGATGAAAGCCTACAACAAAAAGCAG GAGAGTGGGGCagatgatggtgatgaagaGTCGGAGAGGTCAAGATCTGAG GAGGGGCAGCCCCcggaagaggaggaagaagaggaggtggaggatgaggaagaagaggaggatgatgaagatgatgattgA